In one Solirubrobacterales bacterium genomic region, the following are encoded:
- a CDS encoding inositol-3-phosphate synthase, producing MTPAPKASTNGSGRYQSDKVRVAIIGVGNCASAFVQGVEYYKNAKANEEVPGLMNVDLGGYHVNDIEFSAAFDINAKKVGKDLGTAIWADPNNTMKFAKVPKKLGVEVSRGMTHDGLGKYLKQKITKAPGETSDIVQILKDTKTDVVVSYLPVGSEDATRWYVEQILEAGCGFVNCIPVFIASEPYWDKRFKRAGLPIVGDDIKSQVGATIVHRQLATLFGQRGVKMVKTSQLNVGGNMDFFNMLERERLESKKISKTQAVTSIMDHTLPADDVYIGPSDYVPWLTDRKWAHIRVEGQAFGDVPLNIELKLEVWDSPNSAGIVIDAVRCCKIALNNGIGGQLDGPSSYLMKSPQNQRIDSIAREDTEKFIAKYGGKPKLNATRTPVKRASAAKRKAAPASRAKAPAKKKAAVKK from the coding sequence GTGACACCTGCACCTAAAGCTTCGACCAACGGCTCAGGCCGTTACCAATCGGACAAAGTCCGCGTCGCCATCATCGGCGTGGGCAACTGCGCCAGTGCATTCGTGCAGGGCGTTGAGTACTACAAGAACGCAAAGGCCAACGAAGAAGTTCCCGGCCTGATGAACGTTGACCTTGGCGGATACCACGTCAACGACATCGAGTTCTCAGCAGCGTTCGACATCAACGCCAAGAAGGTCGGCAAGGACCTCGGCACGGCGATCTGGGCCGACCCGAACAACACGATGAAGTTCGCGAAGGTCCCGAAGAAGCTCGGCGTTGAAGTCAGCCGCGGAATGACCCACGACGGACTGGGCAAGTACCTCAAGCAGAAGATCACGAAGGCTCCGGGCGAGACCTCGGACATCGTCCAGATCCTCAAGGACACGAAGACCGACGTCGTCGTCTCGTATCTGCCTGTCGGTTCTGAGGACGCCACCCGCTGGTACGTCGAGCAGATCCTCGAAGCCGGCTGCGGTTTCGTCAACTGCATCCCTGTATTCATTGCTTCCGAGCCGTACTGGGACAAGCGCTTCAAGAGGGCCGGACTCCCGATCGTCGGTGACGACATCAAGAGCCAGGTCGGCGCCACGATCGTCCACCGTCAGCTCGCAACCCTGTTCGGTCAGCGCGGCGTGAAGATGGTCAAGACCTCGCAGCTGAACGTCGGCGGCAACATGGACTTCTTCAACATGCTCGAGCGCGAGCGCCTCGAGTCGAAGAAGATCTCCAAGACTCAGGCCGTGACTTCGATCATGGATCACACGCTCCCGGCAGACGACGTCTACATCGGACCGAGCGACTACGTCCCGTGGCTCACCGACCGCAAGTGGGCGCATATCCGCGTTGAGGGCCAGGCCTTCGGCGACGTGCCGCTGAACATCGAGCTCAAGCTCGAAGTCTGGGACTCACCGAACTCCGCCGGCATCGTGATCGACGCCGTTCGTTGCTGCAAGATCGCACTGAACAACGGCATCGGCGGCCAGCTCGACGGTCCGTCCTCGTACCTGATGAAGTCGCCGCAGAACCAGCGCATCGATTCAATCGCCCGCGAAGACACCGAGAAGTTCATCGCCAAGTACGGCGGCAAGCCGAAACTGAACGCCACCCGCACTCCGGTGAAGCGCGCTTCAGCTGCCAAGCGCAAGGCCGCTCCGGCGAGCCGCGCGAAGGCTCCGGCCAAGAAGAAGGCCGCTGTCAAGAAGTAG
- a CDS encoding CDP-alcohol phosphatidyltransferase family protein, translating into MSTPPRPILSDAARARLIESRLTPNFISMIGLVGNLIAVGFIFKGWWVASGFAFALGSAMDLLDGKYSRMSGKATLFGAFLDSSLDRIEEGVVLAAIAWQFAEHGDSTAATAVVLAVTGSIMVSYTRARAEALGIECKVGIASRAVRVVIISIGLFLADIVISGNDLAILKGAIYVLAVMSLFTMLQRIFHVYKQSKILDAQKAAETPPAV; encoded by the coding sequence GAGCACACCTCCACGCCCAATACTTTCCGACGCCGCGCGTGCTCGCCTTATTGAGTCGCGCCTGACGCCGAACTTCATTTCGATGATCGGCCTCGTCGGAAACCTGATCGCAGTTGGATTCATCTTCAAGGGTTGGTGGGTCGCGTCGGGCTTCGCATTCGCGCTCGGTTCGGCAATGGACCTGCTCGACGGTAAGTACTCGCGTATGAGTGGCAAGGCCACATTATTCGGGGCGTTCCTTGATTCTTCATTGGACCGAATTGAGGAGGGCGTGGTTCTCGCTGCAATTGCATGGCAGTTCGCCGAGCACGGAGACTCCACAGCAGCAACGGCCGTCGTTCTCGCGGTCACCGGCTCGATCATGGTCTCCTACACACGAGCCCGCGCGGAAGCGCTGGGGATCGAGTGCAAGGTCGGAATCGCATCACGCGCCGTGCGCGTCGTGATCATCTCGATCGGACTCTTCCTCGCCGACATCGTGATCTCCGGAAACGACCTCGCGATCCTCAAGGGCGCGATCTACGTGCTCGCCGTGATGTCGCTCTTCACGATGCTGCAGCGCATCTTCCACGTGTACAAGCAGTCGAAGATTCTCGACGCCCAGAAGGCTGCCGAGACCCCTCCAGCTGTATAG
- a CDS encoding MBL fold metallo-hydrolase, producing MYCGRVSDEQAALREFEAARLDLPAGLELEWLGVSGYRMTYEGQTIFIDPYVSRVSLKSFLLRRVAGPDPAAIDRYIEPHGTVVGVIVGHTHFDHALDAPSIAKKFNCPAYGSASMAHLMQLHGAPELAESVEPGRVYELGPFKTTFIRSVHSKLILGRKIPFDGELTCDDLHGLTAGGYRCGQVWGVRIEVEGVSFYHQGSADLLDDELPDEPVDFFLAGVAGREFTPKYWERVLKKLDPRVVVPTHYDNFFKPLGGPEALVARSKLSELPDEIRSVTRDARIAALPRVDRGR from the coding sequence CTGTACTGTGGGCGCGTGAGCGATGAACAAGCCGCGCTTCGCGAATTCGAAGCGGCCCGCTTGGATCTTCCAGCGGGCCTCGAACTTGAGTGGCTCGGAGTCTCCGGATACCGGATGACATACGAAGGTCAGACGATCTTCATCGACCCGTATGTGTCCCGCGTTTCGCTCAAATCGTTCTTGCTCCGACGCGTCGCTGGACCAGATCCCGCCGCGATCGATCGTTACATCGAGCCGCACGGCACGGTCGTTGGGGTTATCGTCGGGCACACACATTTCGACCACGCGCTCGACGCGCCGTCGATCGCCAAGAAGTTCAACTGCCCGGCCTACGGCTCAGCGTCGATGGCTCACTTGATGCAGCTTCACGGCGCGCCGGAGCTCGCGGAGAGTGTTGAACCAGGTCGGGTGTACGAGCTCGGGCCGTTCAAGACGACGTTCATCCGCAGCGTCCACTCGAAGTTGATTCTCGGCCGCAAGATTCCCTTCGACGGCGAGCTCACGTGCGACGACCTGCACGGGCTGACCGCGGGCGGATACAGGTGCGGCCAGGTCTGGGGCGTGCGGATCGAGGTCGAGGGCGTCAGCTTCTACCACCAGGGAAGCGCTGATCTGCTTGACGACGAACTGCCCGACGAGCCGGTGGACTTCTTTCTCGCCGGCGTCGCCGGACGCGAGTTCACGCCGAAGTACTGGGAGCGTGTGCTGAAGAAACTCGATCCGCGCGTGGTGGTGCCCACCCACTACGACAACTTCTTCAAGCCGCTCGGCGGACCGGAGGCGCTGGTCGCGCGCTCGAAGCTGAGCGAGCTACCGGACGAGATCAGATCAGTCACCCGCGATGCGCGAATCGCTGCCCTTCCGAGGGTTGACCGGGGTCGGTAG